The sequence AACAAAGGCTCCTGCACCAGTGCGAACTTCAGCATCGAAGTTGAAGCCGGATCCAAAGATATCGTTGCCCATTAGACCAAGTTCTTTGGCTTGTTGAATTGCCATTTTTATCCGTTTAATGGCAAGGGGATATTCAGCTCGGATATAGAAGAATCCATTGCTGGCACCCATACAATAAGCTGCAATCATCATTCCTTCCAGAATGCGATGCGGGTCTCCTTCTAATAGGGAACGATCCATAAAAGCGCCAGGGTCACCTTCATCACCATTGCAGATTATGTATTTCTGATCTGCTTTGGCGTCATGAACCATCTGCCATTTTATGTGGGTAGGGAAGCCTCCACCGCCGCGCCCGCGCAATCCGGATTCTTTGATGATGTTTATAGCATCTTGCGGTTTCATTTCTGTAAGCACAGTGCCCAGTGCCTCATAACCACCGGTTGCGATATACTCATCCAGACTTTCTGGATCTATGTAACCGCAGTTTTCCAAGGCTACCTTTACTTGTTTTTGGTAGAAAGGAATGTCTTTGTGAGCCGAGAAAGTTTTCTCTTCTTCCTGAAGCATCAATCTTGCAACAGGACGGCCCTTAACAAAGTGCTCGGAAACAATCTCAGCCACATCATCTGGGGTTACCTTCTTGTAGAAGATACCTTCGGGATAAATAACCATAACCGGACCGTAATCACAAGGACCCATGCATCCCGTTTCAATGATATTTACCTCGTTGGTGATATTATGTTCCTTCAGCACTTCGTGAAAGCGTTCTTTGATCTTAAGGGCACCGGCTGATACACATCCGGAACCACAACAGATCAAAAGGTCAATACGTTTCAGAGACATTTAATTCCTCCTGCCTTAGTTGCCGGTAGCGACAACATAATCGGAGACAACTCTGCCATTTACGATGTGCTCGACTACTACTTTTTTTACCTTGTCTGGATTCATGTTTCCGTATGTAACTTTGGTTTTTCCCTCTTCAATGAGGTCAACCACCGGTTCCATCGAAGAAAGTCCTTTTTCACCTGTTTGTGTTACCATAACATCGGTAAGGTTTCTTGCTGCAATCTCTTCCAGGAAAGTCTTCATAACTTCACGTGCGCCCATAGCAATTCCGGATGTTCCCATCCCGACTACTACTTTGATGCGCGCGTTACCACCACGAAGTTTCATATCTTCCTGGGCTTTTTCACGGATTTTCTTAAGGTCTGCCAGTGTTTTCATCAGACATCCTCCATGTTTGTATTTTGTATTCCTTCAAATAGTGATTGGTCTATATATTCAATAACATCGGGATAGGTGAGAGGGATATCTCCCAATTCTTCCCTAATAGCCTTAGTATCAAAGTGAAAGCAGAGTTCTTTGGCTTTGTCTTTGTAGATTAAGTGAATAAAGAAATCTACTTCCGGATGTCCAATAATCCCGCCTAATAAGGTGTCTTTCATGTTTCCAAGGGGCATTCTATCGATATGATCCAAAGGAAAATCAACGGTTAGGACAGTGCCAAATCCGGGTTCACTTGCCATTTTAAAAGCTCCGCCTACTATTTCTGCATTCTGTTTAAATAGTGGAATGCCTAAGCCAACTTTTTTTACTCGTTCTTCCTTTGATGTATAAAAAGGATCCTGAGCTTTCTCTAAAGTATGCGCATCCATACCCGAGCCGTCATCTTCCACTATAATGCGTAAACGGTTTTTTAAAACATTATTGATAACGCGCACCTTGATATTTTTGGCATCCGCTCTAACGGAGTTTTCAATTATATCCAATAGGTGCAAAGATATATCTTGCATTATATTACTCGTAACGACTCAATATTTCTTTAATTTTATCTCTACTATCAATGCGTCCGTAAGTATCTTCACCGATAACGAATACAGGGGCAAGTGAGCAAGCGCCAACACAACGTACGGCACTCATAGTAAAACGTCCATCTTTAGTAGTTCCACCAATCTCAACCTCAAGCTCATCACTGAGCATTTGGATAAGGCGGGGAGCACCCTTAACAAAGCATGCGGTGCCAGTACACACATTAAGAGTGTATTTACCGCGAGGGGTCATAGAAAAGAAGTTGTAAAAAGTTACTACACCATAGATTTTGCTGGCAGGGATGTTCATTTTCTCGGCTATGAATTCCTGTACTTCAATGGGCAAGTAACCAAAAATATCCTGGGCGATACGTAAGATTTCGATCAGCGGGTTGCGAAGATCTTTTTTTTCTTCTATTGCCTCGGCCAGGCGCTCGTAGAGCCTGTTTGTGTCTTGAGCTATGGATGCCATAACTCCTCCTTCTATATCAGTCATTTATAATATCATTATTTATATAGCGGCCACCTGTTTTATGGGCAGCCAATAAAAGTTCGTTGGCGTATGCTTGTTCAATATGAAGTTTGCATACTCCACTTCTAAGATCGTTTAGGTAATGTGCATCGCTGGCTCGCAAGAACGCTTTTCCAGATAATTCCGGGTGTTTTGCAAGATACTCGTTCAGATTAAGCGAAGCAGTGATACCCAAAAGTTCAAAGCTTGGACTTGCTGGTAAAAACCCTAACTGGGATATGATGCTATTAACTTCAGCATCAATATGCGCCGGAATGGCAATTCCACCAAAATCAATTATCTGTTGAGTTGCCATGGCAAGATCCCACGTAGAGGAATTTATCAAAGCTCGAGATTCCACTCTTAAAATGTTCTCATTTTCGTCAATGATTACTTGGTCTCCAAAATAATCGGGATCATTTGGAAGAGGAAGCAGTGATCTATAAAGCACCAAATCGAATGCTTTGGCTTTTTCCCTATCATCAAAATAGCCCAATAGATGGATTTCTTCCAAAGTTTGAATCTCTACTCCCCAAGTAAAAAAAAGACCAGCTCTTAGCGCTACGCTTTCATAGGCTGGGCAGTTTGCCATCGAATTGTGATCGGTAATCGCAAACCATTCGATGCCTAATTTCTTTAGTTTAGCTACCAAAGCAGAGGGAGACATTTCCAAGCCACCACATGGAGATAACACGCTATGTATGTGTAGATCAGCGCTATATATGCGCATATGACTCTTTACAATTTTAGGGCTTTATAAAGTAATCCAGCTAATCTGAAAGTGTCAAGTTTGCTGCTAATTAAACAGATACTTTCTTCCAGGGCTTTGTCGCATACGGCATCGTCAGGAGTGTTCCCTTTGGCAAATATGATTACGGGTATTCCTGTCATGGAAGCCACGGCTATAACGTTCAAATGTTTCATTATAGTAATCCAAGCTTGATCGGGCTTGGCAGAACCCATTACATCACTCAGCATATCGCTTACATAAGCATCTGTGATATTTATGGTTTCAGGGTCGATTGCTGGTGTGTGGTTAACGCCATCAATCATATGTAAATATTCACTAAGTGTGCTCATTATCTATCCTTTCTTAATTATTGTCGTCTTCGCTGATCTTTCCGCGTTTCAATACCACACAATCATCTATAGAAGCTTTTCCCAATACAATATCTTCGGCAAGGGCATAGCACGTTGGACTTCCACATGCGCTGCAATTTAGCCCCGGAAGCATGGTAAGAAACTCGTTAATTTTCTTCATTTTTTGAATTGCTTTTTTTATATCTTTATCCAATTCCATTATTGGGCGTGGTGCTAAAGGAGAAACAGTGAATTCTCCTAAGGAGTGAAGCCGTTCCAGCTCTTCTACATGAATAACCTTGTCTTCACCCTCTTTACTCATTTTTTTGATGCGACTCATTGCCACAAATGGGTTTTCCACATTAAGACAGCCACCCACACAACCATTCGTGCAACTTCGTAAAACAATATAATCGTATTGATCCAGATAATGATCCTCTACTCGAGAAAGGATGTCCATTACATTATCAACACCATTTACTGAGAGTGCCCTTATATCATCGGTATCTACCAATTCTGCCTGTACTCCTGAAAGTGCCCAAGTAAGTCCCTGTGGATATGTGTCGATTGGTTTGGGATTATTTTGAACGGTTTTTATAATCTCCCTAACCTTGCCATAGATCATTCCAGTCGAAAATGCTCCGTCTTGCAGATGTTTATAGGCTCCTTCCGGTTGGTGAACAGCCGTAACGTGTGCAACACAGGGCACTATTAAAAATATGCCTATTTCATCTTCACTTAAGCTTTCATCCCTAGATATTTTTTCTCTAAGATAACGGGTAAGGATGCTCATTGGAGCTTCTTGGTGAAAAAGATTAGGCAACAGCGATGGATATTTTACTTGAATCAAGCGCACTACGGCAGGACAGTTACTACTTAAAATTGGACGTTTATCACGATTCTCTCTGATGTATTGACGGATTATCGAAATCATGAAATCTGTTACCATTGCTTCTTCGGCAACCTCATCAAAACCAAGCTCCAAAACTGCTTGTTTGGCGTTTGCATAACTGATGTCTTCCGAAAATTGACCAAAGAAACTAGATGAGATTATTGCAACCTTATACTTGTAATTGTGTATGATGTCCAAAGGATCACTGGAAGGAATGATGGCATGAAATTCACATGCAGATACGCAATTTCCGCAATCAACACAGCGATTTGGATCTATATATGCCTTACGGTCACGAACGCGTATTGCCTCGGTAGGGCACACTCGTACACAGGCAGTACATCCGGTACAGTTATCTTCCAATATCTGTATGGCATGAAAGTATTTGCAATTTTGCTTATTCATTGTTATTCAAGAAAAGAAGATTATAAATTCAACCAAGGTAGAACTCCCGGCATCTGAAACAATATGCAAGGCATCACTATTCTTTTTTATGTTGGGCAATCCTAATCCAGCGCCAAATCCAAGCTCACGCACTAATTCGTCTGCCGTAGAAAATCCTGGTATCATTGCCTGTTCTATATCTCCAATTCCAGGTCCTTCATCTTCGAATCGGATGTGTATGAGATCATCGTAAACAGCACTGTGCATAACACCGCCTCGTGAATGTGCGGCAACGTTTATTTCGGCTTCGTATGAAGCAACTGCGATTCTACGCAGGATATCTGAATCTACTCCTAAGCGTTTCAATAGGTTTTTTACCTCTGAAGAACCTTTCCCCGCGGTATTGAAATCCTTTTCTGGGACGGTAAACATCAAATCTACTTCCGAATCTCCATTGTCGGCAAGAAAACTCTGCACTTTATCGTTATAGCCATCGGCTACAAACCAATATTCAGCCATGAGTAATATTTATATCTTGCAGCTTCGCAAGCCGGCATTAAACAGCAAACCACTGCTTCGATAAAGGGTAAATTTGGTGGATATTATTGGTAAACCACGCTCAGCTGCCATATCAATGACGTCTTGTAGGGGGCGTTTGCCTCGAACAAATACTATTCCACTAAGATCAATCATATCGCTGAGGCGGATAACTTGGTTATTAGTGAGCCCGGTAAGAAGTAGGGTGGGCTCCTTTGTACACATTAGGATATCTGAGATCATATCCGACGCAAAAGCGCAGGGTACCTCTCTATTCATATCTGCTTCAGGGTATAGCACTTCACCATCCAGCAAAGTTACAATATCGCTAAGAGTCATTCAATTTTCACCTTGTGATTATTCTAAGAAACACTCTCAAAAAATATAGCTTATCAGTCAAGGGAAAAGTACTGAAATAAGAATATATTTATACTTCTTAGTAGATACAATTTACTTCGGTATCTTCATCCCTTTCTGTATATTCTAAGTAATCACTAAGTATCATTCAAGCAGATCTAATCCTGCTTGCATAGGATAATAGCAGGAGAAAACTTCCTTAAGCAATGCGTGAAACATTGGGCTAGCTATGAGAAAAATGAAGACTAAACTATGCAATTGATTTAATGTCATAATTCACGACTACAGCATAATATATTTATAAGATCACTTGCCCCAAGATACATTTCTTTTCCTGATGAATAGATAGTTCAGAATCTTCTGAGAATAAAGCTGAGCAGAACTTGAT comes from Candidatus Cloacimonadota bacterium and encodes:
- a CDS encoding NAD(P)H-dependent oxidoreductase subunit E; translated protein: MASIAQDTNRLYERLAEAIEEKKDLRNPLIEILRIAQDIFGYLPIEVQEFIAEKMNIPASKIYGVVTFYNFFSMTPRGKYTLNVCTGTACFVKGAPRLIQMLSDELEVEIGGTTKDGRFTMSAVRCVGACSLAPVFVIGEDTYGRIDSRDKIKEILSRYE
- a CDS encoding NAD(P)H-dependent oxidoreductase subunit E, which codes for MSLKRIDLLICCGSGCVSAGALKIKERFHEVLKEHNITNEVNIIETGCMGPCDYGPVMVIYPEGIFYKKVTPDDVAEIVSEHFVKGRPVARLMLQEEEKTFSAHKDIPFYQKQVKVALENCGYIDPESLDEYIATGGYEALGTVLTEMKPQDAINIIKESGLRGRGGGGFPTHIKWQMVHDAKADQKYIICNGDEGDPGAFMDRSLLEGDPHRILEGMMIAAYCMGASNGFFYIRAEYPLAIKRIKMAIQQAKELGLMGNDIFGSGFNFDAEVRTGAGAFV
- a CDS encoding 4Fe-4S binding protein; its protein translation is MNKQNCKYFHAIQILEDNCTGCTACVRVCPTEAIRVRDRKAYIDPNRCVDCGNCVSACEFHAIIPSSDPLDIIHNYKYKVAIISSSFFGQFSEDISYANAKQAVLELGFDEVAEEAMVTDFMISIIRQYIRENRDKRPILSSNCPAVVRLIQVKYPSLLPNLFHQEAPMSILTRYLREKISRDESLSEDEIGIFLIVPCVAHVTAVHQPEGAYKHLQDGAFSTGMIYGKVREIIKTVQNNPKPIDTYPQGLTWALSGVQAELVDTDDIRALSVNGVDNVMDILSRVEDHYLDQYDYIVLRSCTNGCVGGCLNVENPFVAMSRIKKMSKEGEDKVIHVEELERLHSLGEFTVSPLAPRPIMELDKDIKKAIQKMKKINEFLTMLPGLNCSACGSPTCYALAEDIVLGKASIDDCVVLKRGKISEDDNN
- a CDS encoding ATP-binding protein — translated: MAEYWFVADGYNDKVQSFLADNGDSEVDLMFTVPEKDFNTAGKGSSEVKNLLKRLGVDSDILRRIAVASYEAEINVAAHSRGGVMHSAVYDDLIHIRFEDEGPGIGDIEQAMIPGFSTADELVRELGFGAGLGLPNIKKNSDALHIVSDAGSSTLVEFIIFFS
- a CDS encoding PHP domain-containing protein, producing the protein MRIYSADLHIHSVLSPCGGLEMSPSALVAKLKKLGIEWFAITDHNSMANCPAYESVALRAGLFFTWGVEIQTLEEIHLLGYFDDREKAKAFDLVLYRSLLPLPNDPDYFGDQVIIDENENILRVESRALINSSTWDLAMATQQIIDFGGIAIPAHIDAEVNSIISQLGFLPASPSFELLGITASLNLNEYLAKHPELSGKAFLRASDAHYLNDLRSGVCKLHIEQAYANELLLAAHKTGGRYINNDIIND
- a CDS encoding ATP-binding protein, translating into MQDISLHLLDIIENSVRADAKNIKVRVINNVLKNRLRIIVEDDGSGMDAHTLEKAQDPFYTSKEERVKKVGLGIPLFKQNAEIVGGAFKMASEPGFGTVLTVDFPLDHIDRMPLGNMKDTLLGGIIGHPEVDFFIHLIYKDKAKELCFHFDTKAIREELGDIPLTYPDVIEYIDQSLFEGIQNTNMEDV
- a CDS encoding (2Fe-2S) ferredoxin domain-containing protein, whose translation is MKTLADLKKIREKAQEDMKLRGGNARIKVVVGMGTSGIAMGAREVMKTFLEEIAARNLTDVMVTQTGEKGLSSMEPVVDLIEEGKTKVTYGNMNPDKVKKVVVEHIVNGRVVSDYVVATGN
- a CDS encoding transcriptional regulator, which codes for MTLSDIVTLLDGEVLYPEADMNREVPCAFASDMISDILMCTKEPTLLLTGLTNNQVIRLSDMIDLSGIVFVRGKRPLQDVIDMAAERGLPIISTKFTLYRSSGLLFNAGLRSCKI